From a single Carassius carassius chromosome 8, fCarCar2.1, whole genome shotgun sequence genomic region:
- the c1galt1a gene encoding glycoprotein-N-acetylgalactosamine 3-beta-galactosyltransferase 1, whose product MRSFKQHILFLCGVAVSILLSITYSRVLRTLTPSFALNSNKPALQHTAESRRTALEFSQKVRVLCWVMTQPKHLKSRTQHIRATWGKRCNIVLYMSSEASDFPTVGLNVSEGRSQLYWKTIRAFQHIHTHHLDHADWFLKADDDTFVVLENLRYGLSKHNAEEPLYFGRRYTPFIAQGYMSGGAGYVLSKEALRRFVKGFADGLCTHNTETEDVGLGKCMETMKVQMGDSRDVLGRQTFHPYPPDYYLPRQTRRPRPWYLLYEHYQPVEGPGCCSDLAISFHYIDAVQMHTLEYYTYHLRPYGYKHRFQPD is encoded by the exons ATGAGGTCATTTAAgcagcacattttatttttatgtggcgTAGCAGTGAGTATCCTTCTCTCAATAACTTATTCACGTGTTTTAAGGACTCTGACGCCTTCATTTGCTTTGAATAGTAATAAACCTGCTTTACAACATACAG CTGAGAGCAGAAGAACCGCGCTGGAGTTCAGTCAGAAGGTCAGAGTGTTGTGCTGGGTAATGACACAGCCCAAACACCTGAAGTCCAGAACCCAACATATTCGTGCCACATGGGGCAAACGCTGCAACATCGTTCTGTACATGAGCTCGGAGGCGTCAGATTTCCCCACGGTAGGGCTCAACGTGTCAGAAGGACGCAGTCAACTCTACTGGAAGACCATACGGGCCTTCCAGCACATCCACACGCACCATCTGGACCATGCTGATTGGTTCCTCAAAGCTGATGATGACACGTTTGTGGTCCTTGAGAATTTGCGCTACGGTTTGTCCAAGCACAACGCAGAGGAGCCGCTGTATTTTGGACGTAGGTACACACCATTCATCGCACAGGGCTACATGAGCGGAGGAGCTGGTTATGTGCTTAGTAAGGAAGCCTTGAGGAGATTCGTGAAGGGCTTTGCTGATGGTCTTTGCACACACAACACGGAAACTGAGGATGTTGGTTTGGGAAAATGCATGGAGACAATGAAAGTTCAGATGGGTGATTCCAGGGACGTTTTGGGGAGACAAACCTTTCATCCATACCCTCCAGATTATTACCTGCCCAGACAGACACGCAGACCACGACCCTGGTACCTCCTCTATGAGCATTACCAACCGGTTGAG gGCCCTGGATGCTGTTCAGATTTAGCCATCTCTTTCCACTACATAGACGCAGTGCAAATGCACACTTTAGAGTACTACACCTATCATTTACGCCCATATGGATATAAACACAGATTTCAGCCAGATTAA